A stretch of the Lolium perenne isolate Kyuss_39 chromosome 3, Kyuss_2.0, whole genome shotgun sequence genome encodes the following:
- the LOC139837979 gene encoding uncharacterized protein, producing MKKDEFRTLKQGGRTLKEYMDDLCALSRYAPEDIDTDAKRRDKFLNGLKGDLKILLSVAYAPNYQTLLDQAITLDNNIRKEENRKRKFNSNKNHTEFSHKKHHSSEGSGSCSFHRHGDHCNKSNGHNFNGHNSNGHKSNGGYKSNPSFGHHNGHHNGHRNGHGNGNNGQRQSKSDGKRDLSGVMCYKCKKYGHYSSNCPELKTSDTTKPNPFQKGYVNHLDVEEVMNEPDAVIEIGLHKFPTHLVVLPSHGFDVILGMDYMIAYGGVIDCANRAITLTTPEGKKIRYKSRLEPKDIKLNYLKGVSLNHLKEVSLDQVAILREYLDVFPEELPGMPPDRDVEFFIDLLPGTGPISKRPYPISTDELKELKKQLEEQLHSGFVRESSSP from the exons ATGAAGAAGGATGAGTTCCGCACCTTGAAGCAGGGAGGTAGGACACTGAAAGAGTACATGGATGACTTATGTGCTCTATCTAGATATGCTCCTGAGGATATAGATACAGATGCTAAGAGGAGGGacaaattcctcaatggactcaaggGAGACCTGAAGATACTGTTGTCTGTGGCGTATGCCCCCAACTATCAAACACTGCTTGATCAGGCCATCACCTTGGACAACAACATCAGGAAGGAAGAGAACCGCAAGAGGAAATTTAACAGCAACAAGAACCACACGGAGTTCTCTCACAAGAAGCACCATTCTTCTGAGGGCAGTGGGAGCTGCAGTTTTCACCGTCATGGAGATCACTGCAACAAGAGTAATGGCCACAACTTTAACGGCCACAACTCCAATGGTCACAAGTCCAATGGTGGATACAAGAGCAACCCCTCTTTTGGACATCACAATGGTCATCACaatggccatcgtaatggccatggcaatgggaacaatggACAACGACAGTCCAAATCAGATGGCAAGAGAGACTTATCAGGGGTCATGTGCTACAAGTGCAAGAAGTATGGACACTACTCCAGCAACTGCCCGGAACTGAAAACTTCTGATACAACCAAGCCCAATCCATTCCAGAAGGGGTATGTTAACCACCTTGATGTTGAAGAGGTGATGAATGAACCCGATGCTGTGATTG AAATTGGGCTACACAAGTTTCCTACCCATTTAGTAGTTCTACCATCACATGGTTTTGATGTTATCTTGGGTATGGATTATATGATTGCCTATGGTGGAGTCATAGATTGTGCCAATAGAGCCATCACATTAACTACCCCAGAGGGTAAAAAGATTAGGTACAAATCCCGGCTAGAACCTAAGGATATTAAGTTGAACTATCTTAAGGGAGTTAGCCTAAACCATCTTAAGGAGGTTAGCCTAGACCAAGTGGCCATATTAAGAGAATACCTAGATGTCTTTCCAGAGGAATTAccaggaatgccaccagatagagaTGTGGAGTTCTTTATTGACTTGCTTCCGGGCACGGGCCCTATATCAAAGAGACCTTATCCTATATCCACTGATGAGTTGAAGGAACTCAAAAAGCAGCTTGAGGAGCAACTACACAGCGGATTCGTCAGAGAGAGTTCATCCCCGTAG